GTGTTGTGACTCGGTTTTGGATCATTTGTTCTCTTGTGACATCTTCTTCTTTTTCAATGACAGTTCCGGCACGGAACATCAGCTCTTGTAATGTCAGTTGGGCTGTCTGAGGAGACTGCAATCCATGGAGGTTGGAAAGTTTTAGATTTCGGTAGAACCGACTGGTTTCTTGTAAGGATTTGGAAGGGATTGTCCCCCAGTGGACGCAACCCCCGCCTAAATAGGGATCTTTTTCTATGATAGCAGCTTTTTTGCCGAGTTTACTTGCCTGAATGGCGGCTTTTTGAGCGGCAGGACCGCCCCCGATAGCAATTAAATCAAATCGATTGATGGACATTGGATAAAAGAACGCTACCGATAAAGTGAAAAATAGCAAGCAAAAATGAATCTTCGGTCTCCATTGTGCCAGTTTGGTTTGCCATCTCCACCTAACAATATTAAAGACGGATCACAAAAAATCTTGCAATATCAATTTGTGATTTTAGCATTCAGTCAAGCATATGGAATTTTTAAAAATGATTCAGTCAGGATTATTATCCCTTTGGAAAATCCTATCAGAAGGGATTCGCGCAAAACTTGCCTGGTTTACAGGCACTTTGATTGCATTCACCATTTTGCTTCTGTCCATCATCACGGTCCGCCAACAGACTGCCATCCTCTCCGAAAGTTACGAAAAACAAGCTGCTGTTTCAAAAAACTTCATTGCAGGGCTTGTGATGGAGATTGAATCCATCTCTCAAAATTTAATCCGCATTGAAGAATTCAAATCACGGATTGAAAAACAGCAGGAAGAATTAAAAAAATACCAAACAAAAAAACTGGTGACCAAGAAAAAAACAGTTTCGGTGTTTGGATTCAAAACCAATTTGTTTGGATCCCTCGGGACATCTCGGGTATTTAAGAAATTTGATACATTTTTTTCAGTTTACCTCACAAAAGATGATGTAGCCATTTTGGAGAGAGAAATCCGAGAACAATTGAAAGATGCCTCGAATCGTAACATCAGCGAAAGGGAATGGAATTCTTTGGAGGGTCTTGCGTCTGCTTATGTTAAAAATGAGGAAAAATATTTAGAAATCATCAAACAACCCACCCCCGAAGAAGCGGAAGCAAAAGCGAAATGGGAATTGGATATCAAAAACATCAAAAAAGAAATGCGCAATCATAAATCCAAACTGGATTTGTTCATTGCTAAGTTCTATGCTGAATCCAAAAAAAGAAAATTGGAAGAGTTAGGACTTGATACACAATTATTCCGGATCCAAACGTTCCCAATTTCTGCGATGATCCAAGGGGAAACTTCCATTGCATCCTTTGACACTCAAATCATCGACAATACTTCCCCTTTAGCTAAAATCGAACACTTTGATCAAATGGAAAGTAGTCTTGTCGATTCTTTCCAAAAACTATCAGATGATATCACAACGGTTGATGAAGGCGAAAAACAATATGTTTTTGAATGGCAGGATAGAGAAATCCAAGCACTCCACTCCCCCTTATTTCGTCACCAAAATTCAACAAGACGAGCTTTTAACTTAATTGGAATCAAATCAAAGTTAGGCGACTACAGAGAAGTAATCAAAGAAGATTACCGCATAACAAATGAACTCACACAATTGATCCCAAAACTGAGAGAAAGGATTCAGATTTTAAAAAACGCAAAGCCACCCATCCCTCCCGCAAAAGACAAACTTTTCACAAGTTATTACAAATCGTATCAGAAACTGATCTCTGGAAGGGAAAAAATATATGATGAAGTGTCCTTGCGGTATCCGATTCCTAAAGAACTCGAAGAAAAAATAGAATCCTTACGAAGTATCCGAGATGTCACTTTAGAAGATTGGATCTTATTAAAGTTCAAAACAGACCCTCTAGAATACGAAAAATACTACCAAGATCCAGAAGCAAGAGAAGAACATCGAAACCGTTGGAAGGCAATTCGAAAATGGATTGTTTCTGCAGAACAAGAAACTCCACCAAAAGAGTTAAAAAAACTTTTCCCTGATGGAAGTTTTGGGCATTCCCGAAGCGAATCTGAAGAAATCATGTGGAAGTTAGATGGTGTGCATTTGTTGGAATCAGAAAATGTTCCGCTTATGGTGTTACATGATAATTTCTCAGGTCTCATCAGAACTCTGGTAGACCGAACAGATGGAATCCGGGCAATCAAAGACAATCGAAACCAGATTGTTTTTACAGCGATAACGATTTGTCTTGTGGCGATCATTTTCGCGATTTTTATCTCAGGGGTGGTTGTCCAAAAGATACGAAAGATCATTCGCAGTGCAGAGGATGTTGGCCAAGGGAATTTACATGTGCATTTTGATGATGGTGGAAACGATGAATTTGGTAACCTAACAGTTGCTCTAAACCAAATGGTGTCCGGTTTAAAAGAAAGGGAAAAGATGCGAGGGGTTCTCGGAAGTATGGTGGACCCAGTTGTCGTTGGGGAAGCATTAAAGGATTTAGAAAAATTGAAACGAGGGAGTGAAAAAGTCATCACAGCTTTTTTCTCTGACATTGCAGGTTTTAGTACCATTTCAGAAAAACTCAATTCAAAAGAACTCGCCGACTTACTCAACGAATACCTTTCTGCCATGACACTGATCTTAAAACAACACGATGGAGTTTTGGATAAATACATTGGTGATGCCATCGTAGGGATCTTCAATGCTCCGCTTGATGTTGAAAACCATTGTTTGAAAGCAGTCTCTGCCAGTGTGGAAATGAGAGACCGATTAGAAGTCTTAAAAAAAGAATGGATTCAAAAAAATTCCTATATCCCTGAAGCCCATCAGATGACTTTCCGAATTGGATTAAACTTGGGTTATGCGAAAGTGGGTTTTATGGGAACTGATGCCCTCGCCTCCTACACTATGATGGGTGATACAGTAAATCTTGCCGCAAGATTAGAAGCTGCAGGAAAAGATTATGGGGTATGTATTTTAGTCTCTGAGTTTGTACATGATGAAATCAAAGATCATTTTTTCACAAGAAAACTGGATACAGTCCGGGTGAAAGGAAAATCAAAACCAGTGACACTCTTTGAAGTCAGATGTAAAAAAGGTGAGGAAACCGAAGAAGAGAAAAAATTTACGAATGCATACGAAACAGCCCTATTTTCCTACTTCAATCGTAAGTTTTCCGAAGCCAAATTGTTGTTCGAGAATTTGTACAGATCTTCGAAAGATGAGGCATGCAAACTCCTTTTGGATCGTTGCCAATACTATCTAGAATCTCCCCCGGAATTGGATTGGGATGGTTCGTTTACAAGGACAAAAAAGTAGGAAATCCGCTATTTATTCTGTTAAACTAGATAAAATATCCAATAAACCGTATAACTTCCTTGCATTTAGGAGGCCTCTTTCAATATTGGAAAGTAATTGAACCATTTAGGAGAGACTTCCATGGCATTACGACTCGGCGATGAAGCACCCAATTTCCAAGCAGATACATCAGAAGGAAAAATTGACTTCCATGAATATTTAGGACAAAGTTGGGGGATTTTATTTTCTCACCCAAAAGATTATACACCAGTATGTACGACTGAGTTAGGTTATGTGGCAAAAATCAAACCTGAGTTTGAAAAAAGAAATGTGAAGGTAATTGCACTTTCCGTTGACCCAGTGGATAGCCACAAAGGTTGGATTTCTGATATCAACGAAACCCAAAACACAAATGTCAACTATCCGATCATAGCGGATGCTGACAAAAAAGTATCCAATCTTTATGACATGATCCATCCAAATGCAAGTGAAACCACAACGGTGAGATCTGTATTTGTGATTGGTCCTGATAAAAAAGTGAAACTGACATTGACTTACCCTGCATCCACAGGTAGAAATTTTGATGAATTACTGCGAGTGATCGATTCATTGCAACTCACATCTCAATTCAGTGTCGCAACGCCAGCAAATTGGAAAGATGGAGAAGATACAATCATCGTACCTTCTGTTTCCGATGATGATGCAAAGAAAAAATTCCCAAAAGGTTTTCGAACCATCAAACCTTATTTACGATACACACCACAACCAAATAAATAGTGGAAAACTGGCGGGGTTTTTCCCCGCCTTTCTGGAAAATACAATGCACATTCATTTAAAACGAATAGAATCCCCATTTGTCCTCGAAGCAACAAACGAGTCTGGAAATTCGATTAAAATCGATGCTTCCCCTGAGATCGGTGGTAAAAATTCTGGTCCAAGGCCGATGGAACTACTCATCATGGGTCTTGCTGGTTGCAGTAGCATTGATGTTTTGATGATCTTAAACAAACATCGCATTGAAGTGAAAGACTATTCTGTGGATGTGGAAGCAGATCGAGAAAAAGTTGGGGATGCAAATCTATTTAAAAACATCCATATGAAGTTTTTTATCAAAGGGGATTTTCAAGAAACCCAAGTGAAACGTGCCATTGATTTGAGTTTGGAAAAGTATTGTTCTGTTGCCAAAACCTTAGAAAAAACGGCGAAAATCACTTACGAATTTGTATTGGTTCCTTAATGTTATTCTTCTAGAAGAAGTAAACTAGATCAAAGAACCAAACAATCATGAATAGTATCGTCACGATTCATGAGACAATCAATCGTGACGAGTTTCTAAACCTTATCTCTTATTTTAATTCATTTAAATCCCAATTGTAATCAGTGTAAATGATTTTGGCATCTGGTTTGATCGTGTCATCAAATCCGTCTTGGACAAATTGGATCAAAGTTGTCTTTTTTGTAAAATCGGTTTGGAACCAATTGAATATTTTACTTAAGTACAAAGTGTTCGTAGTTTTGTCATAAGAATTTTTTTTAGGATTTTTTAAGAAACCAAGTTTTGCAGATTGTAGTTGTTTTTCTAAATTGGTTGGGATGTATGCTTCTGATTGTAAATTGGGACAACCAATGGATGCACAAACAATCGCAAAGTGAATTCTTGGTTCAAGAAAATCCTTTCTTAATTTTTCATGTTCGATCCAGTCCAGATGTCTAAATTTTCCAAGTAGACTAAAAAATTCTTTTTTCCATGGAATCCCTCGAGCCAAATTGATTTTGGAAATGGGAGAACCAATATCCGTAATGCTATCGATTGGGTAGTGGTCTATGATGAGTTTGACAGTAAATGCATTATAAGCATTGATTAAAAAACTCATCTTTTCTTTGTCGGAAAAGGATTGGTATTGGCTTTCGGTAACTTTTGTTAGGCCTTCTAAATACCCATTTAAAGTGGTGGCATCAGAGACAAATCCCTTATAGGAAACAAGTCCATTTTTTACATGTTTTTTAAGTAATTGGTCCCAAACACTATGTTTGTGATCAAAGTTCTGTGCAAACAAAGTTTGGGACAAACCCAAAACCAAAAAGAGGGTAAATAAATGTTTCATAACGACCATCCAGTACTTAGACAGAACCGACTCCAAGATGACGGCTCAATTTTTGTAGAGCCAAAAAACAATTATAACAAACTGTTTAGATAGCGACTGATCCCTTGGACCACGGGTGCCGGGATCTCGTGCCCACCACCAAATGAGATGAATTCACCAAGTAACCCAGAATTTCGAAGTAATTTTTCTAGTTTTTTCGCGCTCGCATAACCTAAAATTGGATCATATTCACCATGAGATTGGAAAAAACGAAGATTTGATTTTTTAGGAGCCAATTCTTTCCAAAGGGATTCGTTGACGAGTGCCCCGGAAAGTATCATCAGACCTTTAGGCGTAAGCTCATTTCGAAGGGTGATATCTGTGGCAAGCATGGCACCTTGCGAAAAACCACCAAGAATCAATTGGTTCCAAGGGACACCAAGCGCATCTAACATCAAATAGGTGGATGCCCTTGCGATATCCATTCCTTCTGGGTCTTTGTCGGCGAAATTGCGAAAATCGTTTTTTGCAATCGCTTCCTCTAAAGCGGCCATGTCAATTGGGAACCACGCTCTTCCAGAATAACCCGGCATGAGTGGAATACTCAAATGGCCATGTGGGAATACCCAATTGAACTTTTGGTCTGTAACAAGAACTTCATGGATTGGAAACAAATCAAAAGCACTTGCTCCATACCCGTGGAATAAAACAACAGTTGGAGCATCAGGATCTCCTTTGACACGTAATACTTTTAAGGGGCCTAAGGATTCTAAATCATTTTCATCATCTAACATATCTTATCCGAATAAGGAGGGCTGGTCTCCTTTTATTTCTTTTTCATAAAAATTGGTGACAGACAATCCCAAAAGTCGAATTTTTTTGGGAGGATCAAAATTATCCTTCCACACATTTGCCAACAAGTTCGAGGATTGTTGGAAAAGGTTGTCTGCCAAGAAGAAAACGGAATCAGAAGTGATTGATTTTTGTTTTACTGTAAAATCTTCAAACTTAACTTTGAGTGTGAGCGTTTTCCCTTTTTTATTTTTTTTCAACATTCTTCCTTCGAGTTCTTTTGCGAGAGTTTCCAATGTCAGTAAAAAATAGGAAAAATCTTCTGAATCATGTGTAAATGTCGTTTCAACACCAATTGACTTCGGGTCACGAAATGGAATGACTTCCCGATCATCGATCCCTCTTGCCATTCGGTAAAAGACAGAACCCATTTTTCCAAATTCTTTCAAAAGGAAAGACTCATCAGCCAAACGTAAATCCTTTCCTTTGGAAAAACCCAAATGTTGGAATTTTTCATATGTTTTTTTCCCGATTCCAAAGAACTGATAGAGAGGGAGTTCATCTAAAAAAGATAATTCTTCTCCCGGCAAAACCACATAAAGTCCGTTTGGTTTATTTTTCTCAGATGCCATTTTCGCCAAAAACTTGTTTGTCGCTACACCAGCCGAACATGTGAGTCCCGTTCCTTCCCAAATTTTTTTTCTAATTTCTTTGGCGATCGTACTTGCTAATGGTAAATTCGGTTTATTCGTTGTTACATCTAAATAAGCTTCATCCAAAGACAATGGTTCCACTAAATCAGTGTATTCCAAAAAAATTCTGCGAATCTCTTTTGATACGGATTTATAAACTTCAAACCTTGGCGGTGTGAAAATAGCATCGGGACAAAGTTTATAAGCTTGGTAACAAGATATGGCAGATCGGATCCCAAATTTTCTCGCTTCATAACTTGCAGCACACACCACTCCTCTAGAATGCGGAGAACCACCAACGACGACAGGTTTCCCTCGCATTTCCGGGAAATCACGTTGTTCGACTGATGCATAAAATGCATCCATATCTATGTGGATAATTTTTCTCATTTGAAATTAGAAATTGTATTCGTTAAAAAAATCTTGCCAAAAGGTTTCTGTAAACCATCCTTTTTGCATAGTGAATTCTAAATTAGCAGCAAAAATTTTAGTCGTTGATGATAACGAAACCAATATGGAAATCATCACTCATATTTTACTTGGACAAGGATTCGAAGTTGCCGTTGCGTATGATGGTGAATATGCCTTAGAGCTTGCTGAAGTTTTAGATTTTGATTTGATTTTACTCGATATCCTTTTGCCAGGGATCAGTGGTCTTGAGGTAGCCAAACGATTATTATCGATGGAACGGCATAAAAATACCCCCATCCTTTTCCTTTCTGCCTTAAATGAAACGAGTGATATAGTCAAAGGTCTCGAGACTGGTGCTGTTGATTACATCACCAAACCTTTTCAGGAATCGGAGATTTTAGCACGAATACGAACCCATCTCAAAATCAAAACCTTAGAAAAAGAACGAATTGATTTATTATATGCAATACAAAAAGACTTGGAACTTGCAAAAGCAAACCAAGAAAAATTGGTAACGTTTCAATTCCCCCCTTCTCCACATTATGAAATTTTTACTTCTTATAAACCAATGGATTTAGTTGGTGGAGACCTCATTACCTATGATGTTTTGCCATCGGGAGACTTGGATATTTTATTTGGAGATGTAACAGGCCACGGAATTGCAGCTGCAATGGTTTCACTTATGGCCATCATCACCTTTAAAACCATGAATAAGTCTTTTTTATCACCTAGTGAATGTTTGTATTGGCTTCACAATACCTTAACTCCACTCATTAGTACTCATTTTATCAGCGCTGTTTATATACGCTACCGTGCGGAAGAAAACCTATTATCATTTTCAATGGCGGGGCATCACCATATGTTTTTGCTGCGAAACCATCAAATCAAAAAACTGGGAACAAAAGGATTTTGTCTGATGATGTTTCCAGACCTTCTCAACACAAATAACGAGGATATTGTATTACAATCAGGTGACCGACTGTTTCTATTTTCAGATGGTATGTTTGAAGTACCCAATGAAAAAGAAGAATATATGGGTGACCAAAAATTCTCTGAGATCGTTGAAAAAAACATAGAACTCCCTTCCCAACAATTATTAGATTCCATTTCCGAAGAGGTCCTTCGTTTTTCTGAAGGTAAAGTTGCAGATGATATGACAATGTTGTTATTAGAAGTGAAATGATAGATCAAATCATCGCAATACTGATCGCTTCCACTCTCTTATTTTATGCATACTTCTATCATAATGCTTATAGGAGAGAAAAAAAACTTAGGCAAATATTATTTCGCAAAAATTTAACCAACGCTGAAGAGATCGAACGCGTTATTCGTGAAAAGGAAAAACAATACCAAGATATTTATGATACGGCAAATTCGATCATCATTCGTTGGAGTCCAGATTTTCGAATCCACTCCGTAAACCCATATGCAGAAGAATTTTTCCAAATTCCAAAAGACCAAGTAGAAGGTAAAGATTTAGTAATAGATTTGTTTCGAATTCAATTTGAAAAATCCAATGAGATCAAATCATTATTGTGGAATATTTTCCATAGACCTGAACAAAATATACGCCAAGAATTTGATGTGTTTGTTGGACCAGACGACAAACGGACTGTTACATGGTCCAATCGCATTTTAAAAAATGAGTTTGGGTATCCTTATGAAGTTTTGTCCATAGGG
This Leptospira biflexa serovar Patoc strain 'Patoc 1 (Paris)' DNA region includes the following protein-coding sequences:
- a CDS encoding adenylate/guanylate cyclase domain-containing protein; its protein translation is MIQSGLLSLWKILSEGIRAKLAWFTGTLIAFTILLLSIITVRQQTAILSESYEKQAAVSKNFIAGLVMEIESISQNLIRIEEFKSRIEKQQEELKKYQTKKLVTKKKTVSVFGFKTNLFGSLGTSRVFKKFDTFFSVYLTKDDVAILEREIREQLKDASNRNISEREWNSLEGLASAYVKNEEKYLEIIKQPTPEEAEAKAKWELDIKNIKKEMRNHKSKLDLFIAKFYAESKKRKLEELGLDTQLFRIQTFPISAMIQGETSIASFDTQIIDNTSPLAKIEHFDQMESSLVDSFQKLSDDITTVDEGEKQYVFEWQDREIQALHSPLFRHQNSTRRAFNLIGIKSKLGDYREVIKEDYRITNELTQLIPKLRERIQILKNAKPPIPPAKDKLFTSYYKSYQKLISGREKIYDEVSLRYPIPKELEEKIESLRSIRDVTLEDWILLKFKTDPLEYEKYYQDPEAREEHRNRWKAIRKWIVSAEQETPPKELKKLFPDGSFGHSRSESEEIMWKLDGVHLLESENVPLMVLHDNFSGLIRTLVDRTDGIRAIKDNRNQIVFTAITICLVAIIFAIFISGVVVQKIRKIIRSAEDVGQGNLHVHFDDGGNDEFGNLTVALNQMVSGLKEREKMRGVLGSMVDPVVVGEALKDLEKLKRGSEKVITAFFSDIAGFSTISEKLNSKELADLLNEYLSAMTLILKQHDGVLDKYIGDAIVGIFNAPLDVENHCLKAVSASVEMRDRLEVLKKEWIQKNSYIPEAHQMTFRIGLNLGYAKVGFMGTDALASYTMMGDTVNLAARLEAAGKDYGVCILVSEFVHDEIKDHFFTRKLDTVRVKGKSKPVTLFEVRCKKGEETEEEKKFTNAYETALFSYFNRKFSEAKLLFENLYRSSKDEACKLLLDRCQYYLESPPELDWDGSFTRTKK
- a CDS encoding OsmC family protein produces the protein MHIHLKRIESPFVLEATNESGNSIKIDASPEIGGKNSGPRPMELLIMGLAGCSSIDVLMILNKHRIEVKDYSVDVEADREKVGDANLFKNIHMKFFIKGDFQETQVKRAIDLSLEKYCSVAKTLEKTAKITYEFVLVP
- a CDS encoding PP2C family protein-serine/threonine phosphatase, translated to MNSKLAAKILVVDDNETNMEIITHILLGQGFEVAVAYDGEYALELAEVLDFDLILLDILLPGISGLEVAKRLLSMERHKNTPILFLSALNETSDIVKGLETGAVDYITKPFQESEILARIRTHLKIKTLEKERIDLLYAIQKDLELAKANQEKLVTFQFPPSPHYEIFTSYKPMDLVGGDLITYDVLPSGDLDILFGDVTGHGIAAAMVSLMAIITFKTMNKSFLSPSECLYWLHNTLTPLISTHFISAVYIRYRAEENLLSFSMAGHHHMFLLRNHQIKKLGTKGFCLMMFPDLLNTNNEDIVLQSGDRLFLFSDGMFEVPNEKEEYMGDQKFSEIVEKNIELPSQQLLDSISEEVLRFSEGKVADDMTMLLLEVK
- a CDS encoding alpha/beta hydrolase; amino-acid sequence: MLDDENDLESLGPLKVLRVKGDPDAPTVVLFHGYGASAFDLFPIHEVLVTDQKFNWVFPHGHLSIPLMPGYSGRAWFPIDMAALEEAIAKNDFRNFADKDPEGMDIARASTYLMLDALGVPWNQLILGGFSQGAMLATDITLRNELTPKGLMILSGALVNESLWKELAPKKSNLRFFQSHGEYDPILGYASAKKLEKLLRNSGLLGEFISFGGGHEIPAPVVQGISRYLNSLL
- the dinB gene encoding DNA polymerase IV — encoded protein: MRKIIHIDMDAFYASVEQRDFPEMRGKPVVVGGSPHSRGVVCAASYEARKFGIRSAISCYQAYKLCPDAIFTPPRFEVYKSVSKEIRRIFLEYTDLVEPLSLDEAYLDVTTNKPNLPLASTIAKEIRKKIWEGTGLTCSAGVATNKFLAKMASEKNKPNGLYVVLPGEELSFLDELPLYQFFGIGKKTYEKFQHLGFSKGKDLRLADESFLLKEFGKMGSVFYRMARGIDDREVIPFRDPKSIGVETTFTHDSEDFSYFLLTLETLAKELEGRMLKKNKKGKTLTLKVKFEDFTVKQKSITSDSVFFLADNLFQQSSNLLANVWKDNFDPPKKIRLLGLSVTNFYEKEIKGDQPSLFG
- a CDS encoding DUF547 domain-containing protein, encoding MKHLFTLFLVLGLSQTLFAQNFDHKHSVWDQLLKKHVKNGLVSYKGFVSDATTLNGYLEGLTKVTESQYQSFSDKEKMSFLINAYNAFTVKLIIDHYPIDSITDIGSPISKINLARGIPWKKEFFSLLGKFRHLDWIEHEKLRKDFLEPRIHFAIVCASIGCPNLQSEAYIPTNLEKQLQSAKLGFLKNPKKNSYDKTTNTLYLSKIFNWFQTDFTKKTTLIQFVQDGFDDTIKPDAKIIYTDYNWDLNELK
- a CDS encoding peroxiredoxin, which encodes MALRLGDEAPNFQADTSEGKIDFHEYLGQSWGILFSHPKDYTPVCTTELGYVAKIKPEFEKRNVKVIALSVDPVDSHKGWISDINETQNTNVNYPIIADADKKVSNLYDMIHPNASETTTVRSVFVIGPDKKVKLTLTYPASTGRNFDELLRVIDSLQLTSQFSVATPANWKDGEDTIIVPSVSDDDAKKKFPKGFRTIKPYLRYTPQPNK